A window of Pseudooceanicola aestuarii contains these coding sequences:
- a CDS encoding type IV secretory system conjugative DNA transfer family protein, with protein MGKARIATGVLLVTLVTAAMGYTIASAVLTYQDLGFGAEIDFAYIAQNYLAILDRRPEDAQLIHLIIGSFAAAGLMLSLALSGSALTRFGQTHWQTAREMKANGFFGAPGTGFILGKLGTPGSRARYICSKVFPHALIVAPTGRGKTTGFVIPNLLTWQGSAVMLDVKGECFEATARHRAVQGDKVYRFAPTDWEGKRTHRYNPLLRIYQLKDPARQQMELQLLATLFLQSDNDRVQGLLKGGIDLFVAAGLLAFQRKRPTLGEIYRIAASGGNKQKEYFARGHEVDNRSAKLIFTRLASTNNDTLTSYVSLLMTSGLDQWQNPAIDEATAVSDFDFRTIRKKPFSVYLVVQPLMVKPLAPLIRLFFSDLLSAMQEKDPGPDEPWPVMIMLDEFNRLGKMPIVVESIETLRTYRGHLAVVTQTIPALDEIYGENTRRALQGNAGVKLYLTPSDEKTVEELSKAVGKTTKTVITRSQSIGKNPFEGRSQSTRTEESSLLPEDEARRLPLDEIVMVIDAQMPVRAKRIQYFDDRLFKAIHAAQTGELPFPEPGGGGPQGTLPLSMRAMPMTPPLDGSGGSEADVEAERQAADGQSSGKTDVAPKKTSPVVQAVIAEEQRQIEMDFGGEVAALGSVKDADVEQVRTAVHDLGELETALTQGL; from the coding sequence ATGGGAAAAGCGCGGATCGCAACAGGGGTCTTGCTGGTGACGCTGGTGACCGCCGCCATGGGCTATACCATCGCCTCGGCGGTGCTGACCTACCAGGATCTCGGATTTGGGGCCGAGATCGACTTTGCCTATATCGCGCAGAACTATCTGGCGATTCTCGATCGCCGCCCGGAGGATGCCCAACTTATTCACCTGATCATCGGCAGCTTCGCCGCCGCCGGCCTGATGCTGAGCCTCGCCCTGTCGGGATCGGCCCTCACACGCTTTGGCCAGACCCATTGGCAGACCGCGCGCGAAATGAAGGCAAATGGGTTCTTCGGGGCGCCAGGGACCGGGTTCATCCTCGGCAAGCTGGGGACGCCGGGCTCCCGCGCAAGATACATTTGCTCCAAGGTCTTTCCGCATGCGCTGATCGTGGCGCCCACGGGCCGTGGCAAGACCACGGGCTTTGTCATTCCGAACCTGCTGACCTGGCAAGGCTCCGCCGTGATGCTCGATGTGAAGGGCGAGTGTTTCGAGGCCACGGCCCGCCACCGCGCAGTCCAAGGCGACAAGGTCTATCGCTTTGCCCCCACCGATTGGGAGGGCAAGCGCACGCATCGCTACAACCCGCTCTTGCGCATCTATCAACTGAAAGATCCCGCGCGCCAGCAGATGGAATTGCAGCTCTTAGCGACGCTGTTCCTGCAAAGCGACAACGACCGGGTGCAGGGCCTTCTGAAAGGCGGGATTGATCTCTTTGTGGCGGCAGGGCTCTTGGCCTTCCAGCGCAAGCGTCCGACCTTGGGCGAGATCTATCGCATCGCCGCTTCGGGCGGGAACAAGCAGAAGGAATACTTCGCGCGGGGCCACGAGGTGGACAACAGGTCCGCCAAGCTGATCTTCACGCGGCTCGCTTCGACCAATAACGACACGCTGACCTCTTATGTCTCGCTCCTGATGACCTCCGGGCTCGATCAATGGCAGAACCCGGCGATCGACGAGGCAACGGCGGTGTCGGACTTTGATTTCCGGACGATCCGCAAGAAGCCCTTTTCGGTCTATCTTGTCGTCCAGCCGCTGATGGTGAAACCCCTCGCGCCGCTGATCCGGCTCTTCTTCTCCGATCTTCTCTCCGCCATGCAGGAGAAGGATCCCGGGCCGGATGAGCCCTGGCCGGTGATGATCATGCTCGACGAGTTCAATCGCTTGGGCAAGATGCCCATCGTGGTCGAGAGCATCGAGACCCTGCGGACCTATCGTGGTCACCTGGCCGTGGTAACCCAAACCATCCCCGCCCTCGATGAAATCTATGGCGAGAACACCCGCCGTGCGCTGCAGGGCAATGCCGGCGTGAAGCTTTACCTGACGCCGTCGGATGAAAAAACCGTCGAAGAGCTCAGCAAGGCTGTCGGCAAGACCACGAAAACCGTCATCACGCGCTCCCAGTCCATCGGCAAGAACCCCTTCGAAGGGCGCAGCCAATCTACACGGACTGAAGAGAGCTCTCTGCTGCCCGAAGATGAGGCGCGCCGCTTGCCGCTCGACGAGATCGTCATGGTGATCGATGCCCAGATGCCTGTCCGGGCGAAGCGGATCCAGTATTTTGACGACCGGCTGTTTAAGGCCATCCATGCGGCGCAGACAGGCGAGTTGCCATTTCCAGAGCCGGGGGGAGGGGGGCCGCAAGGCACGCTGCCGCTGAGCATGCGCGCCATGCCGATGACACCGCCACTGGACGGGTCTGGCGGATCCGAGGCCGACGTTGAGGCCGAACGCCAGGCTGCTGATGGCCAATCGTCAGGGAAAACTGATGTCGCTCCAAAGAAAACTTCGCCGGTCGTTCAAGCCGTTATCGCCGAGGAACAGCGACAGATTGAAATGGATTTTGGGGGGGAAGTGGCTGCTCTTGGTTCGGTGAAAGATGCGGATGTCGAGCAGGTACGAACGGCCGTACATGATTTGGGCGAGTTGGAGACAGCCCTAACACAGGGGCTCTAA
- a CDS encoding relaxase/mobilization nuclease domain-containing protein — translation MRLNDAVHAVTGEVFRDGWSRIRGSMQGLHVAKQSQLVRAAAGHRPAVFKAIRGGGTHTKSQLANQLEYLTTKSTYIVDSSGFLDGKAKLEAKDIKDLTERFAKRWDAGFKPKLGQTTHMLMSFPIGTRGEDVRDIATDVAERFFQTDAGHFDYIIAVHEDRDHPHAHLVLNRRSQEGEFFFLGRNHRFNYDDFRLAMVEEAEKYGVRLEATRRVDRGVVHYPARTSEVYAAKEEGRAPRERERVGQDLARTLAEIANTRTVYHSLAAEASREAREDIATALFRAGEVLAHGGQVDRTGDVYMAEDQSFEDLRSLYAEKLARVQGMIAEKADSERPLLEKRLIEIQTQVQHMQPLGLRSSTLSDAPSEGGIYSEANIDTSQLDRLAETDLRSRIDTALRGTGISTAEVVARIETGASNAALEHQWIADDLSKVAETRDLNLERRADLEQARDILNDVHVELGTLLERDNVLRRDGVVEEDAVSERFHYHEDAVREMEGTIRHEMRAEGLTTQEIEDRDWEVASKAERRIETEQRAYLEVHPELLARPGDVIDRSEPYRETITDAARASEITREVDRIMEARDLRTPVADAVADDISERYPDMPSHLARGLGATYAAVVEIRDTEAINQVRRETELRDGIGVGTREETLATGDETAPQFDRSDRLAGEIARVLDHERAGELSAPFETEAERDAFREEHSRVLDDRQLGRLTSGDADALDKVLEDRLDRLYVAKVYLQSDAATANTEALRQVVDDLADAEYEKQRATDVDGETERGQVH, via the coding sequence ATGCGGCTGAATGATGCCGTCCATGCCGTTACGGGCGAGGTCTTCCGGGACGGCTGGAGCCGGATCCGGGGCTCGATGCAGGGGCTGCATGTCGCCAAGCAGAGCCAGCTTGTGCGTGCGGCGGCAGGGCATCGGCCAGCCGTCTTCAAGGCGATCCGGGGCGGCGGTACGCATACCAAATCGCAGCTTGCAAACCAGCTCGAGTACCTCACCACCAAGTCCACTTATATCGTCGACAGCAGCGGGTTCCTCGATGGCAAGGCGAAGCTCGAGGCCAAGGACATCAAGGATCTGACCGAGCGCTTTGCCAAGCGGTGGGATGCAGGTTTCAAACCCAAGCTTGGCCAGACCACCCACATGCTCATGTCTTTCCCGATCGGCACGCGCGGCGAGGATGTGCGCGACATCGCGACGGATGTGGCCGAGCGGTTCTTCCAGACCGACGCGGGGCATTTCGACTACATCATCGCGGTGCATGAGGACCGGGATCACCCGCATGCGCATCTGGTGCTGAACCGCCGCTCGCAAGAAGGCGAGTTCTTTTTCTTGGGGCGGAACCACCGCTTCAACTATGACGACTTCCGCCTCGCCATGGTCGAGGAGGCGGAGAAGTATGGTGTGCGCCTGGAGGCCACGCGGCGTGTGGATCGCGGGGTTGTGCATTACCCCGCCCGGACCAGCGAGGTCTACGCCGCGAAAGAAGAGGGTCGCGCGCCCCGCGAGCGCGAACGAGTGGGGCAGGACCTGGCGCGGACGCTGGCGGAGATCGCCAACACCAGAACTGTCTACCACTCGCTTGCTGCGGAGGCTTCGCGCGAGGCCCGCGAGGATATTGCCACAGCCCTCTTTCGCGCGGGCGAGGTCTTGGCGCATGGCGGGCAGGTGGACCGAACAGGAGATGTGTATATGGCAGAGGATCAAAGTTTCGAGGATCTAAGAAGCCTCTATGCGGAGAAGCTCGCGCGGGTACAGGGCATGATCGCCGAGAAGGCGGACTCGGAACGCCCCCTGCTGGAAAAACGCCTCATCGAGATCCAAACGCAGGTCCAGCACATGCAGCCTCTCGGTTTGCGATCATCCACGCTATCAGACGCCCCCTCGGAGGGTGGGATCTATTCCGAGGCGAACATCGACACCAGTCAGCTGGACCGTCTGGCCGAGACGGACTTGCGGTCGCGCATAGACACTGCCCTGCGCGGCACCGGGATCAGCACAGCGGAAGTGGTCGCCCGGATCGAGACCGGGGCCTCGAATGCCGCGCTTGAACATCAATGGATCGCCGATGATCTCTCCAAGGTGGCCGAGACGCGGGACCTGAACCTCGAGCGTCGCGCTGATCTGGAACAGGCGCGCGACATTCTCAACGATGTCCATGTCGAGCTTGGCACGCTGCTGGAACGGGATAACGTGCTGCGCCGGGACGGTGTCGTGGAGGAGGACGCGGTCAGCGAGCGGTTCCACTATCACGAGGACGCGGTGCGGGAGATGGAAGGGACAATCCGTCATGAGATGCGCGCCGAGGGTTTGACAACGCAGGAGATCGAGGACCGGGACTGGGAGGTGGCCTCAAAGGCGGAGCGCCGGATCGAAACAGAGCAGCGCGCGTATCTCGAGGTACATCCGGAGCTGCTCGCACGTCCTGGCGATGTGATCGACCGGTCCGAGCCCTACAGGGAGACCATCACCGACGCGGCCCGCGCCAGCGAGATCACCCGCGAGGTCGACCGGATCATGGAGGCACGCGACCTCCGCACGCCTGTTGCAGATGCGGTCGCGGATGACATCTCGGAGCGCTATCCGGACATGCCGTCCCACCTCGCCCGCGGGCTCGGCGCGACCTATGCGGCCGTTGTGGAGATACGCGACACGGAGGCCATCAATCAGGTCCGCCGCGAAACCGAGTTGCGCGACGGGATTGGGGTTGGCACGCGCGAGGAGACCCTCGCGACAGGGGATGAAACTGCACCGCAGTTTGACCGGTCCGACCGCCTCGCAGGCGAGATTGCGCGCGTCCTGGACCATGAGCGGGCGGGAGAGTTGTCCGCGCCCTTCGAGACCGAGGCGGAGCGGGACGCCTTCCGCGAGGAGCATTCGCGGGTGCTGGATGACCGCCAATTGGGCCGCCTCACATCCGGCGATGCCGATGCGCTGGACAAGGTACTCGAGGACCGCCTCGACCGGCTCTATGTCGCCAAGGTCTATCTGCAATCGGATGCAGCGACGGCCAACACGGAGGCCTTGCGCCAGGTGGTCGATGATCTCGCCGACGCTGAGTATGAAAAACAGCGCGCGACAGACGTGGATGGCGAGACCGAGCGGGGACAGGTCCATTGA
- a CDS encoding helix-turn-helix domain-containing protein, translating into MSRSKRLTDADRMEIVREAAEGVSTSVLAERFGVSPRAIQYTLKADAERQTDAAIPVSAVSVKVTAAELEALDEVLAAAGIESRAEGLRRLIQAAGGVFVPDVQIATEMARYRASLHEVGNGVAQIAKQMTRANRIGRGADGGTPAEFSELRLAQMRGLARFILDSADEIDLLLRRRRDAMQLQATAALREFAHAAE; encoded by the coding sequence ATGTCGCGCTCAAAACGTCTCACAGATGCGGACCGCATGGAGATCGTTCGCGAGGCTGCGGAAGGTGTGTCTACATCCGTGTTGGCGGAGCGGTTTGGCGTGTCGCCCCGGGCGATCCAGTACACGCTCAAAGCTGATGCCGAGCGCCAGACGGATGCCGCGATCCCGGTCTCCGCTGTCAGCGTGAAGGTGACGGCTGCGGAGCTTGAGGCGCTCGATGAAGTGTTGGCCGCGGCGGGGATTGAGAGCCGGGCCGAGGGTCTGCGGCGGCTCATCCAAGCGGCTGGCGGAGTGTTCGTTCCGGACGTACAGATAGCAACAGAGATGGCGCGATACAGGGCCTCTTTGCACGAGGTCGGCAATGGGGTCGCGCAGATCGCCAAGCAGATGACGCGGGCCAACCGGATAGGGCGGGGGGCCGATGGTGGTACGCCTGCCGAGTTCTCCGAATTGCGCCTCGCACAGATGCGCGGGCTGGCGCGGTTCATTCTGGATTCCGCTGACGAGATCGACCTGCTACTGCGCCGCCGTCGGGACGCAATGCAGCTGCAGGCCACGGCCGCGCTGAGGGAGTTTGCGCATGCGGCTGAATGA
- a CDS encoding DUF2493 domain-containing protein — translation MAYDTANTYETIELFGLTEKDAQLPIPEDHILTDRIIRESFEALLGQLRGTGLEAEIEPLAHGLATILQRRKVALGKEVDRTADKIGALAKSHDGSEIAETALEEAQARFVQLREIVGAIEVMSEAAAECYEVETGQAFIPAAGSRASVRAQETGAVFEARQLLEQHDRETAEKSKVEGVPLIVSGATDWTDVDVIFNTLDKVRERIKQNRNQEIFLCHKGGKHGAEMIAARWARARGIAQARFDPRWSAHGRAAPFKCNDEMLDDKFAATGVVLFGGNGVALNLGQKAEAKGLTVMRVADPAKTASQE, via the coding sequence ATGGCTTACGACACCGCAAACACCTACGAGACGATCGAACTTTTTGGGCTGACCGAGAAGGACGCGCAGCTGCCGATCCCGGAAGATCACATCCTGACCGACCGCATCATCCGCGAGAGCTTCGAGGCTTTGCTCGGGCAGTTGCGCGGGACCGGGCTTGAAGCAGAGATCGAACCGCTGGCCCATGGGCTCGCCACGATCCTGCAGCGGCGCAAGGTGGCACTTGGCAAGGAGGTCGACCGCACCGCCGACAAGATCGGCGCGCTGGCAAAATCTCACGACGGATCGGAGATCGCCGAGACCGCGCTCGAAGAGGCGCAGGCGCGCTTTGTGCAGTTGCGCGAGATTGTCGGCGCCATCGAGGTGATGAGCGAAGCAGCGGCGGAATGCTACGAGGTCGAGACGGGCCAAGCCTTCATCCCGGCAGCCGGGTCGCGCGCAAGCGTCCGGGCGCAAGAGACCGGGGCGGTCTTCGAGGCGCGGCAGCTTCTGGAGCAGCACGACCGCGAAACCGCCGAGAAGTCGAAAGTCGAGGGGGTGCCCCTGATCGTCTCAGGCGCCACCGACTGGACCGATGTCGATGTGATCTTCAACACGCTCGACAAGGTTCGCGAACGGATCAAACAGAACCGCAACCAGGAGATCTTCCTCTGCCACAAGGGTGGCAAGCACGGCGCGGAGATGATTGCGGCTCGGTGGGCCCGGGCACGCGGGATAGCACAGGCGCGCTTCGATCCGCGCTGGTCCGCGCATGGACGGGCGGCACCCTTCAAGTGCAACGACGAAATGCTGGACGACAAGTTCGCAGCGACGGGGGTTGTCCTCTTCGGCGGCAACGGGGTCGCGCTGAACCTCGGGCAGAAGGCGGAAGCGAAAGGCCTGACGGTCATGCGGGTTGCTGACCCGGCGAAGACGGCGTCGCAGGAGTGA
- a CDS encoding AAA family ATPase yields the protein MKKLLSSYGRDDEFRGVVEQIISEEEKKNNRVLARSLRKALDGLTTRPQAKGLSPLVPFPDEAGEFIQRIEPVHTPDDIILTHDNIELFTGLLDEFRKSETIKRHGLPVRSKLLFCGPPGTGKTLCAEVFAGQLGLPFFFVKLDSLISSFLGETATNIRKTFEFARRQPCVLFFDEFDAIARSREEGNDHSELRRVVNSLLIFIDQIQPGGFLIAATNLDAHLDPAIWRRFDEVVWFDHPDEAMVRRYLTNALKNTETEFEAEDFVQSLADYSYAELEKICNQAKKISLLDRRKSISKKDFRDAIRYAERRRMRLRKLSNNQ from the coding sequence ATGAAAAAGCTGTTGTCGAGCTACGGGCGCGACGATGAATTCCGTGGTGTTGTCGAACAGATCATCTCCGAAGAGGAAAAAAAGAACAACCGAGTGCTAGCACGGTCACTGCGCAAGGCACTGGATGGACTGACGACACGCCCGCAAGCCAAGGGTCTTTCTCCTTTGGTGCCGTTCCCAGACGAGGCCGGAGAGTTCATCCAGCGGATCGAACCCGTTCATACGCCCGATGACATTATCCTGACTCACGACAACATTGAGCTCTTCACTGGGCTACTGGATGAATTCCGAAAGTCCGAAACGATCAAGCGCCACGGGCTTCCCGTGCGTTCCAAACTACTGTTCTGCGGGCCACCTGGAACGGGCAAGACATTGTGTGCTGAGGTTTTTGCCGGCCAGCTGGGATTGCCGTTTTTCTTTGTCAAACTGGACAGCCTCATCTCTTCATTTTTGGGCGAGACTGCCACCAATATTCGCAAGACCTTTGAGTTTGCACGCCGCCAGCCATGCGTACTTTTTTTCGATGAATTTGACGCGATTGCGCGGTCGCGGGAAGAAGGCAACGATCACAGTGAACTGAGACGCGTGGTCAACAGTCTTCTGATCTTCATCGATCAGATACAGCCAGGTGGTTTTCTGATTGCCGCCACTAACCTGGACGCTCACCTTGATCCCGCCATATGGCGACGCTTCGATGAAGTAGTATGGTTTGACCATCCCGACGAAGCAATGGTCCGCAGGTATCTCACCAATGCGCTGAAAAACACCGAAACGGAGTTCGAAGCAGAGGATTTCGTTCAGAGCCTAGCTGATTATTCCTATGCCGAGCTTGAAAAAATTTGCAACCAGGCCAAGAAAATTTCTCTTCTTGATCGCCGAAAAAGCATTTCAAAGAAAGACTTTCGTGATGCCATCCGTTACGCTGAACGCCGCAGGATGCGATTAAGGAAATTATCGAACAACCAGTGA
- a CDS encoding S8 family peptidase, translating to MAQYDHLQLVRAKEPFARRKDGRPGPAPKPGKGHGGQIRREADDAVARQRAIRPPQFVDPSLILKVHMHGLAMEGDWEQLGLTLLNTDDDNNIVLFSSTDELSDFRNRLDAYEGPTPAGQKNPSYSGFINRIGSISTLEPRDRLGIKIKEAGFTEVSDLQDGQEYILDVELWEFGTQAARRRKAEEIIAFIEEQGGELYDHYSGPSITMIRVKASGQSIRPIFSVPEVAFIDLPPEPDIEANQIVQFALDDVPPVAPLDPDLPIIAVLDTGVNDHPFLADAIVAREAFPSELGEADIAGHGTAVAGVAALGDLRSQLDGTSLQRVARIISAKVVTDERKFFDRRTLPSQMRQTIQSLNASHGCRIFVISLGDTKANFEQGRVGPWATTLDELARELNVLIFVSAGNRPPRGGTSVEQGVTQYPGYLLEVANRVCEPAGGANIVTVGALAHANGIGPQHEFDAHIQPITERDEPAPFTRTGPGAGGMTKPDFVDYGGTMVFDAVARRLQTAPHLATAGLITTNHDFLRQLLTSKSGTSFAAPMLANRAAQLVRRFPGASANLIKALLANSATVPEASTRRLLALDARDHSRVHGIGLVDTLRAAYSDDHRVVYFVEDSLELDHFAVYRLPIPIEFQTGGKRTIRVSLAYDPPVKRTRAEYIGTRMNFRLIRGCPVDHVFEYFRSRVGEGTDPPEMAGKYDCDLVPKKNARDKNTIQSASISFSADTTQYGGEYHLVVRCVGGWAMDQEIRQNFALVVELEHHAQVQLYARLRPRLRT from the coding sequence TTGGCACAATACGATCATCTGCAACTGGTCAGAGCGAAAGAGCCTTTTGCACGCCGAAAAGACGGCAGACCCGGTCCAGCGCCCAAGCCGGGAAAGGGTCACGGAGGGCAAATACGGCGCGAAGCCGATGATGCGGTCGCACGTCAACGCGCCATCCGCCCTCCCCAATTTGTCGATCCATCCCTGATTCTGAAAGTCCACATGCATGGACTGGCCATGGAGGGAGACTGGGAACAGCTTGGACTCACGCTGTTAAATACAGACGATGACAACAATATCGTCTTGTTTTCTTCAACAGATGAACTGAGCGATTTTCGCAATAGGCTGGATGCCTATGAGGGACCAACACCTGCAGGTCAGAAGAATCCGAGCTACTCCGGTTTTATCAACCGTATCGGTAGTATTAGCACACTGGAGCCGCGCGACCGTCTCGGGATCAAGATCAAGGAAGCCGGTTTTACGGAGGTTTCTGATCTTCAAGACGGCCAAGAGTACATACTCGATGTCGAACTTTGGGAGTTCGGGACGCAGGCTGCGCGTCGTCGAAAGGCAGAAGAAATCATCGCGTTCATTGAGGAGCAGGGTGGAGAGCTATACGACCACTATTCTGGGCCATCTATCACGATGATCCGGGTCAAGGCTTCAGGGCAGTCTATCAGACCGATTTTTTCTGTTCCTGAAGTAGCTTTTATTGACCTTCCACCGGAGCCGGACATCGAAGCCAATCAGATCGTCCAGTTCGCGCTAGATGATGTTCCGCCCGTTGCGCCTCTTGACCCTGATCTGCCAATCATTGCTGTGTTGGATACGGGCGTGAACGATCATCCATTCCTCGCGGATGCGATCGTCGCGCGCGAGGCCTTTCCCAGCGAGCTCGGTGAAGCAGATATTGCCGGACACGGGACGGCAGTGGCCGGTGTTGCCGCGCTTGGTGATTTAAGGTCGCAGCTCGACGGAACCTCTTTGCAACGTGTGGCGAGAATTATCTCGGCAAAGGTGGTAACGGACGAGCGGAAGTTTTTTGATCGTCGGACGCTGCCGAGCCAGATGAGACAAACGATCCAGAGCCTAAATGCAAGTCATGGATGCCGGATATTCGTGATCTCTCTCGGCGACACGAAGGCTAACTTTGAGCAAGGACGCGTTGGTCCTTGGGCAACGACGCTGGATGAGTTGGCACGTGAGTTGAACGTCCTGATCTTTGTGTCAGCGGGAAACCGGCCCCCTCGTGGCGGTACATCAGTTGAGCAAGGCGTGACCCAATATCCGGGCTATCTCCTTGAAGTCGCAAACCGTGTATGTGAACCTGCTGGAGGCGCGAACATCGTGACGGTTGGTGCATTGGCTCATGCAAACGGCATTGGCCCTCAGCATGAATTTGATGCGCATATTCAGCCCATCACCGAGCGAGATGAACCTGCACCTTTCACGCGCACTGGCCCAGGCGCCGGAGGCATGACCAAACCTGATTTCGTCGACTATGGCGGGACAATGGTTTTTGATGCCGTGGCGAGGCGTTTGCAGACGGCCCCTCATCTGGCGACGGCAGGCCTGATTACAACAAACCACGATTTCTTGCGTCAATTGCTTACAAGCAAAAGCGGCACGTCTTTCGCCGCACCGATGTTAGCGAACAGGGCTGCGCAGTTGGTCAGACGTTTCCCCGGGGCATCAGCCAATCTGATCAAAGCGCTTCTGGCGAATTCCGCGACTGTTCCAGAGGCTTCCACTCGACGACTGTTGGCTCTTGATGCGCGTGATCATTCAAGAGTCCATGGTATTGGCCTCGTCGACACCTTGCGTGCGGCCTACTCGGATGATCACCGCGTTGTTTACTTCGTGGAAGACAGTCTGGAACTGGACCATTTCGCAGTCTATCGGTTGCCAATACCGATTGAGTTTCAGACAGGAGGAAAACGCACTATTCGGGTTTCTCTGGCGTATGATCCTCCGGTGAAAAGAACCCGCGCAGAGTATATCGGCACGCGTATGAATTTTCGCCTTATTCGGGGCTGCCCGGTCGATCACGTCTTCGAGTATTTTCGCTCTCGGGTGGGAGAGGGAACGGATCCCCCAGAGATGGCGGGAAAATATGATTGTGATCTGGTGCCCAAGAAGAACGCTCGCGACAAAAACACAATCCAAAGCGCCTCGATATCGTTCTCAGCCGACACAACACAATATGGCGGTGAATATCATCTGGTAGTACGTTGCGTGGGTGGCTGGGCTATGGATCAGGAGATCCGTCAAAACTTCGCGCTGGTAGTCGAACTGGAGCACCATGCTCAAGTGCAGCTGTATGCAAGGCTACGGCCGAGATTGCGGACCTGA
- a CDS encoding rhomboid family intramembrane serine protease: protein MRVFFRRTAALAAFVALLWAVQVVNWITGYGLNPAFGLIPRHGSGLDGVIAMPLLHGSFSHLMANTPPLLVMGGLLVATTTRGLLSVNAVVIGLGGALVWLFGSSAIHIGASGLVFGWFGFLIARGLVDRSPITLGAALVVGVLYGSILWGVLPGQPGVSWEAHLFGAIAGAGAAFLIRTHVHAPRLGSVDLD, encoded by the coding sequence ATGCGCGTCTTCTTCCGGCGCACCGCGGCGCTTGCCGCCTTTGTCGCGCTGCTCTGGGCGGTTCAGGTTGTCAATTGGATCACCGGCTACGGCCTGAACCCGGCCTTCGGCCTGATCCCCAGGCACGGCAGCGGGTTAGATGGTGTCATCGCTATGCCCCTCCTGCATGGGAGCTTCTCGCACCTGATGGCCAATACGCCGCCGCTCCTGGTGATGGGTGGGCTGCTGGTGGCAACAACCACGCGAGGCTTGCTGTCGGTGAATGCCGTGGTGATCGGCCTCGGCGGCGCTCTTGTCTGGCTGTTCGGAAGCTCCGCCATCCATATCGGAGCGTCAGGGCTGGTCTTCGGCTGGTTCGGCTTCCTCATCGCGCGCGGTCTTGTGGATCGCTCCCCGATCACGCTGGGCGCGGCACTGGTGGTCGGTGTCCTCTATGGCTCTATTCTCTGGGGCGTTCTTCCGGGCCAACCCGGCGTGTCGTGGGAGGCGCATCTCTTCGGCGCTATCGCGGGCGCGGGCGCTGCGTTCCTAATCCGGACGCATGTCCATGCGCCGCGCCTCGGCAGCGTCGATCTGGACTGA
- a CDS encoding DUF736 family protein, with amino-acid sequence MFAGTLTRNVETAAAEYTGMIHSTRFDIAIQLETRPKMSERSPDFDVTAVNKSGRKVRIGTAWNETGNTSGNPYISMQIDVGLGPFRVNAVQTKEARAAQSGEFEIIPLVSNGLMKSGSISGELTAMDADNAFTGYIANMMFDLEFMLIENSYKSEETHPDYRIEISSPRGTPIRVGSAWMAKSSRTGNDYLSLLINTPDGDLRVNAVQNEEQRGGQTFSIIPFIDSGEQPQDAGLSLVA; translated from the coding sequence ATGTTCGCAGGAACCCTCACCCGCAATGTCGAGACCGCAGCCGCCGAATACACCGGCATGATCCACTCGACGCGCTTTGACATCGCCATCCAGCTTGAGACCCGCCCGAAGATGTCCGAGCGCAGCCCGGATTTTGACGTGACGGCAGTCAACAAATCAGGCCGCAAGGTGCGCATCGGCACGGCCTGGAACGAGACCGGCAATACCAGCGGCAACCCCTACATCTCGATGCAGATCGATGTCGGCTTAGGCCCGTTCCGGGTCAACGCGGTGCAGACGAAAGAGGCGCGCGCGGCCCAGAGCGGCGAATTCGAGATCATCCCGCTGGTCTCGAACGGCCTGATGAAATCCGGCTCGATCTCGGGCGAGCTCACCGCCATGGACGCCGACAACGCCTTCACCGGCTACATCGCCAACATGATGTTCGATCTGGAATTCATGCTGATCGAGAACAGCTACAAATCCGAGGAAACCCACCCCGATTACCGTATCGAGATCAGCTCGCCCCGGGGCACACCGATCCGCGTCGGCTCGGCGTGGATGGCGAAAAGCAGCCGCACGGGCAACGACTACCTGTCGCTGCTGATCAACACGCCTGATGGCGACCTGCGCGTCAACGCCGTGCAAAACGAGGAGCAGCGCGGTGGCCAGACCTTCTCGATCATCCCGTTCATCGACAGCGGTGAGCAGCCTCAGGACGCGGGGTTGTCATTGGTCGCATGA